The window CTTCGTCCTGCCGGTGGTCGCCGTCGGCGCGGCGGGCGCGCTCGGCGCGTACGCGTACAGCCGCCGCAAGCGCGGCAAGGGCGCCGGCGCGGGGCGCGGGACGACGACCGGGCCGGGCTGGGGCGGTCAGGGCGGTGCGGCGGCCCCCCTCGCCCTGCCGGAACTCGACGCGCGGGCGAAGGCGCTGCTGGTGGAGACCGACGACGCGGTCCGCACCAGCACCGAGGAACTCGGTTTCGCCTCGGCGCAGTTCGGCGAGGAGGCCGTGGGGGCCTTCACCGAGGCCGTGGAGTACGCCAAGGGCGAGCTGACGCACGCCTTCCGACTGCGTCAGCAACTGGACGACGCCTACCCGGAGGACGACGCGACCCGCCGCCGGATGCTGGACGAGATCGTGGCCCGCTGCACGGAGGCGAACCGTCGGCTCGACGCCGAGACGGCGGACTTCGACCGGCTGCGGGACCTGGAGAAGAACGCCCCGCGGGCACTGGAGACCGTCGAGGCGCACTTCCGCGCGCTGACCGGCCGTACGACCACGGCCGTGGCCACCCTGACGGCGCTGACGGGTCGCTACGCGGACTCCGCGGCCGCCCCGGTCGCCTCCAACCCGGAACAGGCCAAGGACCGGCTGCTGTTCGCGACGACCAGCCTCGGCGAGGCGCGGGCCGCGATCGACGCCGGCGACAACGGCAGGGCCGCCGTCCACGTCCGGGCCGCCGAGAGCGCCGTCGACCAGGCGACGACCCTGGTGGACGCGGTGGAGCGGCGGGCGCGGGAACTCGCGGAGGCGGCCGGGAAACTGCCCGTGGCGCTGAGCGAGACCGACACGGACCTCGCGGACGCCCGCGGTCTGCTGAGCGGTACCGCGCAGGGGACCTCGACGGCGGACCTGAGCGGGCGGATCGGTCGCGCCGAGTCGGTCCTGGCGGACGTGCGGCGGGAGCAGGCGGCCGGCCGGTACGACCCGATCGACGCGTTGCGCCGGGTCGAGGAGGCCGACGCGGCCCTCGACGAGGCCCTCGCGGGGGCCCGTGAGCGGGAGAGCGGCCGGCAGCGGGCGGCGGGCCTGCTGGAGCAGGCGCTGCTGTCGGCCCGCAGCGCCATCGGCGCGGCGGCGGACTACGTCACCACGAGTCGGGGCGCGGTCGGCAGCCAGGCCCGGACCAGGCTGGCGGAGGCGCAGCGGCACCTGGAGCGCTCCCTCGCCCTGACCGGCACGGATCCGGCGGGCGCGCTGGCGGAGGCTCAGCAGGCGGACTCGCTCGCGCGGCAGGCCCAGCAGCTCGCCGAACAGGACGTACGGGCCTACCAGGACCCGTACGGCGGCGCCGGCCGGCCGCGGCAGGGCGGCATGGGCGGCGCGGTGCTCGGCGGGATCATCCTCGGCGAGATCCTCGGCGGCGGCCGGAACCGGGGCGGAGGCTTCGGCGGCGGTTTCGGGGGCGGCGGGGGGTCCTTCGGCGGGGGCGGCGGCCGCGGGCCTGGCTCCTTCGGCGGCGGCGGCACCCGCGGTCGCATGGGCGGCGGCGGCCGTTTCTGACGTCATCCCACCTCTACCCGGGAGTACAGGCACATGAGCAAGCAGACCATCCTCGGCCGTGTCACCCAGCTCGCCAAGGCGAACATCAACGCGCTGCTGGACCAGGCGGAGGACCCGCAGAAGATGCTGGACCAGCTGATCCGGGACTACACGAACAACATCTCGGAGGCGGAGCAGGCCGTCGCCACCACCATCGGCAACCTGCGGATGCTGGAGGCGGACCACAAGGAGGACGTGGAGGCGGCCTCGGAGTGGGGCGACAAGGCGCTCGCGGCGAGCCGGAAGGCGGACGAACTGCGCGCCGGCGGATCGGCGGCCGACGCGGACCGGTTCGACAACCTCGCCAAGGTCGCGCTCGGCCGGCAGTTGCAGTCCGAGAAGGAGGCGAAGACGGCGGAGCCGACGATCGCCGCCCAGACGGAGGTCGTCGCGAAGCTGAAGTCCGGCCTGGACTCGATGCGGAACAAGCTGACCGAGCTGACGTCGAAGCGCGACGAGCTGGTGGCCCGCGCCAAGACCGCGCAGGCGCAGAACACGATGATGGACGCGGTGAAGAACATCGACGTCATGGACCCCACCAGTGACCTGAACCGGTTCGAGGACAAGGTCCGGCGCGAGGAGGCCATGGCGCTGGGCAAGCAGGAACTGGCCGCGTCCTCGCTGGACGCCCAGTTCGAGTCCCTGGACGACCTCGACACGTCCTCGGAGATCGAGGCCCGCCTGGCCGCGCTCAAGTCCGGCCGGGCGGCCTAGGCCGCCTCTTCCGGATCCTGTCGGCCCCGGGGCGGGGCGGCCGGCCCGGGCCCGGCCGGGCGGCCCGGGCCCCGGCGCGGGTCAGCCGTACATGCCCAGCAGCTGTTCCGCGGACAGTTCCGCCGGCCCGCCGCTTCCGCCGCCCGGCAGGGGCAGCTCGAACCACACCGTCTTGCCGCGGTGGGTGCGGCGGGTGCCCCAGCCGGCCGACAGCAGGCCGACCAGTTGCAGACCGCGCCCGCCCTCGTCGGTGTCCCGGGCGCGACGGCGGCGCGGCTGGGCGAGGTTGGCGTCCCACACCTCGCAGACCAGGGTGCGGTCCAGCAGCAGCCGCAGCCGGATCTCCCCCTCCCCGTACCGCAGGGCGTTCGTGACGAGTTCGCTCACGAGGAGTTCCGTGGTGTCGAGGAGCCCTTCCAGCCCCCAGGCGGGCAGCTTCGCCCGCGCGAGTTCCCGTGCGCGGCCCACCGAGCGGGCCTCCCTCGGGAGCTGCCAGTCGCCGACCGCGTCCACGGGCAGTCCCTGGACCCGGGCCATCAACAGCGCGATGTCGTCCTCCCCGTGCCGGGTGTGCAGTGTGTTGAGCACGTGGTCGCAGACCTCCTCCAGGGGCCGCGACGGGTCCGCGACGGCCTCCCGCAAGCCCCGCAGTCCCTCCTCCAGCGGATGGTCCCGGGACTCGACGAGTCCGTCCGTGTAGAGGGCCAGCATGGCGCCCTCGGGGAGTTCGATCTCCACCTCCTCGAAGGGCTCGCCGCCGACGCCCAGGGGCATCCCCGGGGGGATCTCCAGCAGCAGCCCGGGGCGCGGCGGCGCGCCCTCCTCGGCCGGTTCCACCAGCACCGGCGGCATGTGGCCGGCGTTGGCGATGGTGCAGCGCCGCGTGACCGGGTCGTAGACGGCGTAGACGCAGGTGGCCAGGTACACCTCCGAGCGGTCCGCGTCCCGCGAGTGCAGGGCGGCGCGGGAGGCCTGCTGGGATCCGCCGGGCGCCCCGAGTCCGCGTGCGACCTCGTCCAGGGCGCTGAGCACCTCGGCCGGTTCGAGGTCCAGGAGGGCCAGGGTCCGTACGGCGGTGCGCAGTTCGCCCATCGCCACGGCGGCCCGGAGCCCGCGGCCCATGACGTCGCCGACGACCAGCGCGGTGCGGTGGCCGGGCAGTTCGATGACGTCGAACCAGTCGCCGCCGACCTCGGTGGCCGCGTTGCCGGGCAGGTAGCGGCAGGCGATGTCCAGGCCGGCCGCCTCCGGGTCGCCGGGGGGCAGCAGGCTGCGTTGCAGTATCAGCGCCCGTTCGTGCTCGCGCCGGTACAGCCGTGCGTTGTCGATGCACACGGCGGCCCGCGCGGTCAGTTCCACGGCCACCGCCCGGTCCCGTTCGCCGAACGGTTCGCTGCCCTTGGTACGGGAGAACTGGGCCAGGCCGACCACGGTGTCGTGCGCGACCAGCGGCACGACCAGCGTGGACTGCACCAGGTCGTCCGAGCCGCCGCCCTCGATGAGGCGCGTGCGCGCCGTCCGCAGGGCCAGCGCCCCGGGCGAGGCCGCCGGATAGCGGTGGATCTCCCCCACGGCGACCGACGCGCCCGACCCCGACCCCAGGGCGTCGGACACGGCCGAGGCGAACGCCACCCGGCGCAGGGGCGCCGACGGCGCCCGCCCGGTGCCCTGCCCGGGCAGGGAGGGCACCCCCGGGCCCTGTGGTCGGGCGGGACGGTCGTCGTCGCCGAGCAGCAGCCCCTGGTAGAGGTCGACGGAAGCCAGGTCGCAGAAGCCGGGGACGGTGACGTCGAGGAGTTCCCGGGCGGTGGTCTCCAGGTCCAGGGAGTTCCCGATGCGGTGTCCGGCCTCGTTGAGCAGGGCCAGGTTGCGCCGTACACCGGCGGCCTCGCGGGCGGCGAGGTGCCGGCGGGTGACGTCGATGCCGATGCCGGCGACACCGATGGGGCGTCCGGTGCCGCCGTGGACGCGGTAGAGGTTGATGGACCAGTGGCGGTCGTCCCGGCTGCGCGGGGTGGCTCCGGTGATCCGCAGGTCGGTGACGGATTCACCGGTCTCCAGCACGCGGCGCAGGGCGTCGGACATCCGGTCGGCCTCGTGCGCCGGGAGGTAGTCGTGCACGGTGCGGCCGCGGTGTTCCTCGACGGCGCCGCCGAAGACGGTCGCGAAGCGGCGGTTGGTGCGCTGCACGGTGAGGTCGGTACCGAAGAGCAGGAAGCCGAAAGGAGATTGACCGAATATCGCCTGTGAGGCCGCCAGATCGGATTCGATGCGTCGCAGCGCGCGCACGTCGACGACGACGCACAGCGCGGCCCGTTCGGCGGTCTCGGTCCGTGTGGGCATCACGTAGATCTCGGCGACGCCGTGCGCGCCGTCACCGCCGGGGATCCGGAAGGGGATGAGGCCCGTCCATTCCTCGCCGTCGAGGATCTCCGCGACCTTGCGGTGTCCCCCGGCCCGCAGCTCGGGCGGCATGAAGGCGTCGACCGGGTCGCGGCCCACCGCCTGGGCGGGTGTCAGCCCGAACAGTTCCTCGGCGCGCAGGCTCCACTGATCGATGAGCCCGTCCGGGCCGATCGAGAAGGACGCGACCTTTATGTAGTCATATATCGAGCCAGGCGGGCTGCTGTGCCACAGGGCGTCGTGCCACGTCGCCCCGGACACTCGGGCCTGATGTGCCTGCGCAGGTATCTCGCTCACGCGACCGTCCCCTCCAGCTCACCGCAACCGGACCGGCCATGACCGAAGTATTCAGCACCACGGCCCCGGCCCGCATGGCGTTCACGATCACAAAAAGGTCCCGACTGTTTCGAGCCACCTCCGGTGATCGCCGGCCACCCTTCCCCTTGTTACTCACCAGGAAGTGCCAACTCGAACCACACAGTCTTGCCCGACTTCCCGTGCCGGGTCCCCCAACGCTGCGCCGAGACGGACACCAGGTGCAGTCCGCGACCCCCCTCGTCGTCCGGCGTCGCGACCCGTTCGCGGGGTGGATCCGGAAGCGGATCGGAAACCTCCACGAGAAGTGCCGGACTCGCGGGCGCGTCCTCGACGGCCGAATCACGTCGTTCGAGCCGGACCCCGATGGGGCCGGAGGCGTAGCGCAGGGAGTTGGTGACCAGCTCGCTGACCAGCAGGACGGTCACGTCGCCGACGGAGTCCAGACCCCAGGCGCGGAGCTTGCCGCGCACGGCGTGACGGGCGGTGCGCACGCTGCCGGGCTCGGCGGGAAAGGCCCACTCGGCGCATTCACCGTCTGTGTCGATCACGCCGATCACTTCCCGGGCCGCGGCGACCCCAGTCGGGTTCAGCAGGGACGATAGGGGGACGAGATGGGGATTAATAGCGACATACCCGATATTCAGGGCGTCGTACCACTCCTTCCCCATGCGCCTGCCCGCCATGGGGCATACGGCCTACAGCCCAAGCCTCACAGACCGCGGACCGGGTCGCCCGGCGAGCCGTCCGCGCGTGCGCCCGCCGGTCCGGGCGTCGGGTCCGGGGTCGAGCGGAGTCGGCGTCCGATCTCCTCGACCGCCGGGCGGTCCTGGTCGAGCCAGTCCACGGAGTCCAGCTCGTCCGGCCGGAGCCAGCGCAGTTCGTCGTGGTCCTCCAGCGGGGCCGGCTCACCGGACAGCAGTCCGGCGGTCCACACGTGCAGGACCAGGTCGGGCCGCAACGGCCACTCCCCCGGGACGCGCTCCAGGGCCTCGGTCTCCACGCCGAGCTCCTCGCGCAGTTCGCGCACCAGGGCCTCGGGGACGGACTCGCCCGGTTCGGCCTTGCCGCCCGGGAGCTCCCACCGGCCGGCCAGCTCGGGCGGCGCGCTGCGGCGGGCGGCCAGCAGGCGCCCGTCACGACAAAGGGCTCCGCCCACGACCACTCGTACAGTCATGGACGGAGCCTATGCCAGTGCGTCGACGGCCCGACGCTCAGTTCCTCGTGGCGGCCTGGCTGCCCTGAGCCACCCGCTCGACCCAGTAGAGCTGCTTGTGTGCTCGGTCGTCGAGACTGTCGATGACCTTCTGGGCCTCGGCCCGGGTGGGGTACCGACCCACCCGGTAGCGGTTGCCGTTGTCGTCCTGACGTATGACCAGCCATGGAAGCAGGGCACCGCTGTCGTTCATCGCGTTTCACCCTCCGCCGATGTACCTGCCCGGGAAACCGCATTGCGCATATGCCCGAGCTTACGCCCGACCTTTACTGAGCGGATACGGTTTTTCACGAAGAGGTACCTCGCAGGCGTACGCATCCGGCCATGCGTACGAGTGCGCCGCGCGAGCCGGTTCAGACCCGGCGCACGACCGGCAGCGGAAGCACCACCGCACCCCCGGCCGCCCCCTCCTTCGCGCCCTTGCGGCAGGCGTCCCCGCAGGTCGCGTCGAGGGAGCAGCAGAGCGAGCAGATCGGCCCGGATTGGACGGGACAATCGGCGACGTCGGGGAGTTCGTACGCCGTCTCGCAGACCGAGCAGGTGTGCGTGGCGGTGATGTCCGGGACCTCGACGCCGGGGCCGTTCACGCCGTTGGGCCTGGCCAGGTAGTACGTGCCCTTGGTCGCCCAGGCGATCAACGGGCAGAGCACGAGGGACAGTCCGGCCGCGATGAAGGTGGAGAAGGCCTCGGGGTAGGTCCCGAAGAGCCCGAAGAACGCAAGGATCGAGACGGTCGAGGCGATCACCATCGCGCCGAAACCCGCCGGGTTGACGGCGTACAGATAGGCGCGCTTGAACTCGATGTAGGGCGGGCTGAGTCCGAGTCGCTTGTTGATGACCAGGTCGGCCGCGACGGCGGCGATCCAGGCGATGCCGACGTTGGAGTAGAAGCCCAGCAGCTTGCCGAGCATGGAGAACATGTTCAGCTCCATCAGCGTCAGCGCGATGCCGAGGTTGAGGAAGATGTACCAGACCCGGCCCGGGTGGCGGTGGGTGACGCGGGAGAAGAAGTTCGACCAGGACAGCGAACCGCTGTAGGCGTTGGTGACGTTGATCTTGATCTGGGAGACGATCACGAACAGCGCGGCGGCCGGCAGGGCGAATCCGCCGAGCCAGGGCCGCAGGGCCTCGATCTGCGGGGCGATCGGCTCCAGGGCGTGGGTCGTGCCGACCGCTTCGAGCGCGACGAAGGCGAGGAACGCGCCGCCGAGCTGCTTGGCCGCGCCGATGATCACCCAACCGGGGCCGGCGGCGAGCACGGCGAGGTTCCACCGACGGCTGTTGGCCGGGGTCTTGGCGGGCATGAACCGCAGGTAGTCGGCCTGCTCCCCGATCTGCGCGATGAGCGAGAGCGCGATGCCGGTGCCGAAGCCGAAACCGATCCAGGAGAAGCCGGAGCCGGCGCCCTCGGTACCGCCGAAGTCGGCGAAGGCGCCCCAGGCCCCGGGGGCGTGGAAGGCGAGCACGAGGAAGGGCAGCACGAGCCCGATCAACCAGACGGGCTGGGTCCAGGCCTGGACCTTGGCGAGGGCGCCCATGCCCTTGAAGACGATCGGGATCACGATGAGCGTGGTGATCAGGTACCCGATCTGGAGCGGCAGGCCGACGGCCTGGTGCATGGCCTGGGCCATGATCGAGCCTTCGAGGGCGAAGAAGATGAAGGTGAAGGACGCGTAGATGAGCGAGGTGAGGGTGGATCCGAAGTACCCGAAGCCGGCGCCGCGCGTCACCAGGTCCATGTCCAGGCCGTACGTGGCGCAGGCGCGGGCGATCGGGATGCCGGTGAGGAAGATGACGGTGGCGGCGGCCAGGATCGCGGCGAGTCCGCTGGTGAATCCGTAGGCGAAGACGATGGAGGCGCCGATGGCGAAGTCGGCGAGGTACGCGATTCCGCCGAGCGCCGTGCCGGCGACGGTGCCGGGGCTCCAGCGGCGGAACGCGTGGGGGGCGTAGCGGAGCGAGTAGTCCTCGCGGCTCTCGTCGGCGGCGAGTTTGGCGTAGCTCCGACGGGGCGGCGACTGCGGGGGCGCGGCGGTCTCGGTCATACCGCCGGACGGTAGGGCCGGGATGTGACCCCCCGTCACGCGGCGGCGTTGCCCGGGGGTTACGCCCCGGGCCCTCAGGTCACCGCCCGGTTAACGGTCCGGTACGGGCTGTCCGCCTTCCGGTGGGGCGCCCGGGCCGCCCGTGCGGCGGCGGCGGGCGTCGCCCCCGGCCCGGCCGCCGAACCGGCCGGTCACCGCACCGGCAGGTGGTAGGCCAGGCGGTAGCGGTCCGCCGGGACCACGACGTCGGCGGTCTCGACGGCCAGCCCGGAGGCGAAGTAGGTGCGGCTCACCACCAGCACCACGTGCCCGGGCACCCCGCCCAGGGAGAGGATCTCCTCCGCGAGGCCGGGTCGCGCCCCGACCTCCTCCACCACGTTGTCCACGACGACGTCGATCGCGGCCATCCGGTCCACCACCCCGGACCCGCCCAACGGGCCCTCCTCCGGCAGCATCACGGGAGTCCGACCGGTGACGGCCAGCGGCTCCCAGGAGGTCGACAGCATCATCGCCTCCCCGGCGTCGCGGAAGACGTACCGGGTGCGCATGACCCGGTCCCCCGGCTCGATGCCCAGCCGCGCCGCGATGTCGGCCGTGGCCTCCGTCTGCTCGCTGCCGGACTCCCACGTGCCGCGGGCGCCCGACTCCGCCTGCTCCTGCCGGAAGGGCGTGGAGGCGCCCCCCGTGCGGTAGCCGGAGCGGGCGACCCGCCGGGGCACGGGCTGTTCGCGGACGTACGTACCGGACCCGGACCGGCCCTCGACGAGCCCCTCCGCCATGAGGACCTTGCGCGCCTCCAGCGCCACGGTGTCGGAGACCCCGTACTCCTCGCGGATCCGGGCTTGCGAGGGGAGCCGGGCGTGCGGGGGCAGGGACCCATCGACGATCTTTTGTCGCAGATCCCCGGCGACGCGCAGATAGGCCGGCTGCTCACCGAAAGTCACTGGCCACTCCCATCAGGTTGACAGACAGCTACACCCTGGCAACCGACGGTTGTGCACCGCAAGCAAGGGCCAGAGTTTCACTCGAAGTGATGAAGCCAGGTCACTCAAACCCGTTACCGCGCGTTACACAGAAGCCCTCAGGTCGACTCCCTCGACGGGCCCCGCGAATCCTCGGCCCCAGGGTCCGCCAACCAGTCCGGAATGCGGGTCGAAAGCCCGTACGCCCCGCGCAGTCGCTTCTCCGTGTCGACGTCGAGCGACCACACCGCCCGCTCCCAGGCCTCGTCGAATGCGGCCGGCTTCGTCGCCCTCGCCGCGCGCTGCCACTCCTTGCGCGCCGCCTCGACCTCCCTCAGCTGCGCGCCCGCCGCGGCGCCGATCCCGGGCCGCCCCGCGACCCGTCGCAACAGGGCGGCCTGCACGGCGAGCGCCGTGTCGACCTCCCGGGCCCAGGTGCGGCACTCGGGCAGCGCCTCCTCGGGGCCGCCCTCCGGTTGGCTCGCGAAGGCCTTGTCGACCCCGTTCATCGCCCGCAGGAACTCCGCCTGCTCCGGTGTCAGCATCCCGGCATCCTTGCGCAGGCTGCCCCGGTGTTCCTCGCTCGACGTGCCGATGACGCACAACAGGCGCCGGTCACCCTCGCGCCACAGCGTGCGCGAGGGGACGAAGTAGTACATCTCCGCATAGGCGGGCACCGCCCACGTGTCCATCGCGTAGGCGTCCTGTGCCTCCCAACACGCGTCCGTCGCGGTGGAGTCCAACCAGTCGTCGCCCGGGAAGGGACCGTCGTCCAGGAGGGTCGAGGAGGTCACCTCGGCGTGGTGCGCCTGCGCGCAGTCGACCGCGTGGACGAAGGGCGACTGCTTCAGGAGGTCGCCGTCCGGGACGTTGAAGCAGTCGCCCGGCGCCATGTCGTTCATGGCGGACGGGGTGCCCTCCACGTCGTCGGGCGCGGTCACCGACGAGGCGAGGTGCCGGGAGAAGGACTCCGCGTACTGCTGCGTGACGTAGGCCGCGACCACGGTCATCACCACGGACACGACCAAGCCCACGACGGCCAGCGACCTGCCCCGCTCCCGCCTCCTCGCGATCTGCACCAGCGCCACGACGCCGAACACGATGCCCAGCGGCGGCAGACAGAACAGGCCTACCAGCAGCGAGGCGAGGGCGAAGCCGTTCAGTGCCGGCGGCCCCTGGGGCGGGGGCGGACCCCACAGGGCCTGCGAGGAGGGCGGGGCCCACGGATTGGCCGGACCGGTGGGAGGGTTCGGCGGGGGCGGGTAGGTCACGAGGTGCGGTGCTCCATCACAAGGGCGCGAACGAATGCGCGAATAGTACGCAGCGGGGGCGACCGCCCTGTGGTCGCCCCCGCGGTTCATCGCTCAGCCGTACGGGTCTCCCCGCACGCCCTGCCCCTCCTCAGGGGCGCCCGGTCAGAACTGCAGCGCCCAGGAGTCGATCTTTCCGGTGTCCGCGCCCGCGAGGTCCGCGACGCGGAGCTTCCAGACGCCGTTGGCGACCTCGGAGGAGGCGTTCACGGTGAAGGTCTGGACGATGTTGTCCGCGCTGCCGCCGGTGCGGTTGCGCAGGTTGTAGACGGTGCCGTCGGGGGCGACGAGGTCGACCTTCAGGTCACCGACGTAGGTGTGCTTGATGTCCACCGGCACGCTGAGGGTGGCCGGGGCGTTGCCGGAGATCCCGCTGACCGTGATCGGCGACTCGACGGTGGAGTTGTCGTTGATCGCGTAGTCGGTCAGGTTCTCGAAGCGGGTGCCCGGGTTCGGCGGGGTGGTGGAGTTCCCCACGTTCAGCAGGCGGTTCGGGGAGCCGGTGCCGGCGCCGGTGACCACGTTCGGGGTGGCGGCGGCGACCAGCCCGGCCGAGACCTGCGCCGGGGTGCTCGTCGGATTCTGCGACAGGTACAGGGCGGCCGCGCCCGCCACGTGCGGTGAGGCCATCGAGGTGCCGGAGATGGTGTTCGTGGCGGTGTCCCCGGTGCCCCACGAGGAGGTGATCGAGGAGCCCGGCGCGAAGAGGTCGAGGAGGGAGCCGTAGTTGGAGTAGCTCGCCTTCGCGTCGGTGTTGGTGGTGGCGCCGACCGTGATCGCCTCGGCGACGCGCGCCGGGGACTTGGTGCTCGCGTCCGCGGACTCGTTGCCCGCCGCGACGGCGTAGGTGATGCCGGCCGCGATCGAGTTGCGGACGGCGGTGTCGAGCGCGGAGTCGGCCCCGCCGCCGAGCGACATGTTGGCCACGGCCGGCTTGACGGCGTTGCGGGTCACCCAGTCGATGCCGGCGACGACCTGGGCCGTGGTGCCCGAGCCCTGGTCGTTGAGGACGCGGACGCCGACGATCTTGGCCTTCTTGGCGACGCCGTACGCCGTGCCGCCGACGGTGCCGGCGACGTGGGTGCCGTGGCCGTGACCGTCCTGCGCGGTGTTGTCGTTGTCGATGGCGTCGTAGCCGTAGGAGGCCCGGCTGCCGAAGTCGGTGTGCGTGATCCGGACGCCGGTGTCGATGATGTACGCCGTGACGCCCTCACCGGCCTTGTCCGGGTACGTGTAGCTGTTGTCGAGCGGCAGCGCGCGCTGGTCGATGCGGTCCAGGCCCCACGACGGCGGGTTGGGCTGGGTGGCGTCGACGGTGAAGGTGCGGTTCTGCACGACGGACTTGACCGCCGGGTCGGCGGCGAGCTTCCTGGCCTGCGCTGCGGAGACCTCGACGGAGTAGCCGTTGAGGGCGGCGCTGTAGGTCCGGTCGATCCTGGCCCCGTACCGCTTGGCGACGGCCTTGCCGCTGTCCGCGGTGGAGCGGGCGGCCGAGTCGTTCAAGGTCACGATGTAGCTGCCGGGGACGGCGCCCGCGGCGCCGGCGTTCTCGATGACGCCCTGGGAGCCGTCCGCCGCCGAGGCGGGTAACGCGGCGGCGGCGGCGAGCACGAGGGCCACGACGGCTGTGGCGCTGATGCCGGCGATCTTCCGGCGGGTGTGACGCATCACGGACATGTGAGGGGTCCTCCTCATAGGTGGTGCGCTGCGGGGGGTGCGGTGCTGGGTGCGATGCGGTGTGGTGCGGGGGTGGCGGGGCGCACGGAAACGGGACGTGGAAAGACATGACCATGACAAGCCGTCGGGTCCAACGGGCCGTCGCCTCCGAAAGGTTGACCCACCCTCTCGCCATCCCACAAGAGGACAACGAACGCGTAACATCCGTGCCATACAACGGCCATGAAAGAGCAAAGGCGTTCCGCACATGACGCACGCACTGCCTGGTTACGTCTGCCCCGAGGACGGCACCCGTGCCGACGTCCGCACGGCGCCGTGGTGCTGCCCGGTGTGCGCCGGCCCCTGGGACCTCGACTTCA of the Streptomyces sp. NBC_01426 genome contains:
- a CDS encoding DUF4190 domain-containing protein, whose protein sequence is MTYPPPPNPPTGPANPWAPPSSQALWGPPPPQGPPALNGFALASLLVGLFCLPPLGIVFGVVALVQIARRRERGRSLAVVGLVVSVVMTVVAAYVTQQYAESFSRHLASSVTAPDDVEGTPSAMNDMAPGDCFNVPDGDLLKQSPFVHAVDCAQAHHAEVTSSTLLDDGPFPGDDWLDSTATDACWEAQDAYAMDTWAVPAYAEMYYFVPSRTLWREGDRRLLCVIGTSSEEHRGSLRKDAGMLTPEQAEFLRAMNGVDKAFASQPEGGPEEALPECRTWAREVDTALAVQAALLRRVAGRPGIGAAAGAQLREVEAARKEWQRAARATKPAAFDEAWERAVWSLDVDTEKRLRGAYGLSTRIPDWLADPGAEDSRGPSREST
- a CDS encoding S8 family peptidase, encoding MSVMRHTRRKIAGISATAVVALVLAAAAALPASAADGSQGVIENAGAAGAVPGSYIVTLNDSAARSTADSGKAVAKRYGARIDRTYSAALNGYSVEVSAAQARKLAADPAVKSVVQNRTFTVDATQPNPPSWGLDRIDQRALPLDNSYTYPDKAGEGVTAYIIDTGVRITHTDFGSRASYGYDAIDNDNTAQDGHGHGTHVAGTVGGTAYGVAKKAKIVGVRVLNDQGSGTTAQVVAGIDWVTRNAVKPAVANMSLGGGADSALDTAVRNSIAAGITYAVAAGNESADASTKSPARVAEAITVGATTNTDAKASYSNYGSLLDLFAPGSSITSSWGTGDTATNTISGTSMASPHVAGAAALYLSQNPTSTPAQVSAGLVAAATPNVVTGAGTGSPNRLLNVGNSTTPPNPGTRFENLTDYAINDNSTVESPITVSGISGNAPATLSVPVDIKHTYVGDLKVDLVAPDGTVYNLRNRTGGSADNIVQTFTVNASSEVANGVWKLRVADLAGADTGKIDSWALQF